A window of the Loxodonta africana isolate mLoxAfr1 chromosome 3, mLoxAfr1.hap2, whole genome shotgun sequence genome harbors these coding sequences:
- the CA14 gene encoding carbonic anhydrase 14, translated as MLFFNLLLEVIWILAADGGQHWTYEGPHGQDHWPASYPECGGNAQSPIDIQTDSVTFDPELPALQPHGYDQPGTEPLDLHNNGHTVQLSLPPTLYLEGFPRRYVAAQLHLHWGQKGSPGGSEHQINSEATAAELHIVHYDSDSYDNLNEAAQRPQGLAVLGILIEVGETKNPAYEHILSHLHEIRHKDQKTSVPPFNMRELLPPQLGRFFRYNGSLTTPPCYQSVLWTVFSGRAQISMGQLEKLQETLFSTEEEPSELLVQNYRAPQPLNQRSVFASFIQVGSIYTTGEMLGLGVGILAGCLCLLLAVYFIVRKIRKKRLRNQKSVVFTSAQATTEA; from the exons GTCAACACTGGACTTACGAGG GCCCACATGGTCAGGATCATTGGCCAGCCTCTTACCCTGAATGTGGAGGCAATGCCCAGTCCCCCATCGACATCCAGACAGACAGTGTGACATTTGACCCTGAGTTGCCTGCTCTGCAGCCTCATGGATATGACCAGCCTGGCACTGAGCCTCTGGACTTACACAATAATGGCCACACAG TGCAACTCTCTCTGCCCCCTACGCTGTACTTGGAAGGATTTCCCCGAAGATATGTAGCTGCTCAACTCCACTTGCACTGGGGTCAGAAAGGGTCCCCAGGGGGGTCAGAGCATCAGATCAACAGTGAAGCCACAGCTGCAGAG CTCCACATTGTACATTATGACTCTGATTCCTATGACAACTTGAATGAGGCTGCTCAGAGGCCTCAGGGCCTGGCTGTCCTGGGCATCTTAATTGAG gtgggagagaccaagaaTCCAGCGTATGAGCACATTCTGAGTCACTTGCATGAAATCAGGCACAAAG ATCAGAAGACCTCAGTGCCTCCCTTCAACATGAGAGAGCTGCTCCCCCCACAGCTGGGGCGGTTCTTCCGTTACAATGGCTCGCTAACCACGCCCCCTTGCTACCAGAGTGTGCTCTGGACAGTCTTCAGTGGAAGGGCCCAGATTTCGATGGGCCAG CTGGAAAAGCTTCAGGAGACATTGTTTTCCACTGAAGAGGAGCCCTCCGAGCTCCTGGTACAGAACTACCGAGCTCCCCAGCCTCTCAATCAGCGATCGGTCTTTGCTTCTTTCATTCAAG TGGGATCCATATATACCACAG GTGAAATGCTGGGTCTAGGTGTGGGAATCTTGGCTGGCTGTCTCTGCCTTCTGCTGGCCGTTTATTTCATCGTTAGAAAGATTCG GAAGAAGAGGCTGAGAAACCAGAAAAGTGTAGTCTTCACCTCAGCACAAGCCACCACTGAAGCATAG